From a region of the Candidatus Dormiibacterota bacterium genome:
- a CDS encoding nuclear transport factor 2 family protein, with the protein MTVIDSFRTAIETGDRGAATAGFAADVVLHSPAVISTDYRGRDLVAQITGMAMQTLSGIRITDELHGGGGDTHALVFEGNVGDEPAQGVFHLATRDGEIVGLTLLLRPLRAVQAFVETMRSHGAQPAIDHARGVR; encoded by the coding sequence GTGACCGTCATCGACAGCTTCCGCACCGCCATCGAGACCGGCGACCGGGGCGCCGCCACCGCGGGGTTCGCCGCGGACGTGGTGCTCCACAGCCCCGCGGTGATCTCCACCGACTACCGTGGCCGCGACCTGGTTGCACAGATCACCGGCATGGCGATGCAGACCCTGAGCGGCATCCGCATCACCGACGAGCTGCACGGCGGGGGCGGCGACACCCACGCCCTGGTCTTCGAGGGAAATGTGGGCGACGAGCCGGCGCAGGGCGTCTTCCACCTCGCCACCCGCGACGGCGAGATCGTCGGCCTCACCCTGCTGCTGCGCCCGCTGCGCGCGGTGCAGGCCTTCGTCGAGACGATGCGCTCGCACGGCGCGCAGCCCGCCATCGACCACGCCCGCGGGGTGCGCTGA